The following coding sequences are from one Streptomyces angustmyceticus window:
- a CDS encoding PspC domain-containing protein, whose protein sequence is MNDAAPGEEPAPAGPADTPAPHAPLRRSRRHKVIGGVCGGLGRQWDLDPVIFRIVLAVLSVGGLGLIAYGFAWLLIPLDGEDENEARRLLSGRVEGSALTALLFALVGCGLFLTTLAKGSMLSFAIMLTLAAAGSAYWSRRRREVEAKGPESVDAATAQAVADAPPETTAPPVPTGPSWWRNQHSKGGPPYLWGPDNTPLPLDITYRHEHGAGAPADGRPRARSDAGGPPGPSPEGAPSALSPRATRRSGHPIGGWTFLLALLAGGATASTVFHQEGFVPSLQAGLAAALVVFGLGLVLSAWCGRTGGGTVFMVVLTALLLAGATAVPDNLTTDWRKNTWSPTTLAAVRPHYEVGSGEGTLDLSGLPLKGGHTVHTSAEVGFGRLQVTLPRGVTTRLHISLGLGDVQLPGESPHDVNLSAGGERTLTLPADGLKKGEKPRGSLVLDLHIGAGQVAIERPTPSSAPTTPAASTPTPAAPDPATPTPEIPDAATPTPPTPGPAAPALPTAPTPEGAPE, encoded by the coding sequence ATGAACGATGCAGCCCCCGGCGAGGAGCCGGCACCCGCCGGCCCCGCCGACACCCCCGCGCCGCACGCCCCGCTGCGCCGCAGCCGGCGCCACAAGGTGATCGGCGGCGTGTGCGGCGGGCTCGGCCGCCAGTGGGATCTCGACCCGGTGATCTTCCGGATCGTGCTCGCCGTGCTCTCCGTCGGCGGCCTCGGCCTCATCGCCTACGGCTTCGCCTGGCTGCTCATCCCCCTCGACGGCGAGGACGAGAACGAGGCCCGCAGGCTGCTCTCCGGCCGCGTCGAGGGCTCCGCGCTGACGGCCCTGCTCTTCGCGCTCGTCGGCTGCGGGCTGTTCCTGACGACCCTCGCCAAGGGCAGCATGCTGTCGTTCGCCATCATGCTGACGCTGGCGGCGGCCGGTTCCGCGTACTGGTCGCGGCGGCGCCGGGAAGTCGAGGCCAAGGGGCCGGAGTCGGTGGACGCCGCCACCGCCCAGGCCGTCGCCGACGCCCCGCCCGAGACCACGGCACCCCCGGTGCCGACCGGCCCGTCCTGGTGGCGCAACCAGCACTCCAAGGGCGGTCCGCCCTATCTGTGGGGGCCCGACAACACCCCGCTCCCGCTGGACATCACCTACCGCCACGAGCACGGCGCGGGTGCGCCGGCGGACGGCCGGCCCCGCGCCCGGTCCGACGCCGGCGGCCCGCCCGGCCCGTCCCCGGAGGGCGCCCCCTCCGCCCTCTCGCCCCGGGCAACTCGCCGCAGTGGCCACCCGATCGGCGGCTGGACGTTCCTCCTCGCCCTGCTCGCCGGCGGCGCCACCGCCTCGACCGTGTTCCACCAGGAGGGCTTCGTCCCCTCCCTCCAGGCAGGACTGGCGGCCGCACTGGTCGTCTTCGGCCTGGGACTCGTACTCAGCGCCTGGTGCGGACGGACCGGCGGCGGCACGGTCTTCATGGTGGTGCTGACGGCCCTGCTGCTGGCGGGCGCGACGGCGGTGCCCGACAACCTCACCACCGACTGGCGGAAGAACACCTGGTCCCCCACCACCCTGGCCGCCGTCCGGCCGCATTACGAGGTCGGCTCCGGAGAAGGGACGCTGGACCTCTCCGGCCTTCCCCTCAAGGGCGGCCATACGGTCCACACCAGCGCCGAAGTGGGCTTCGGCCGCCTCCAGGTGACGCTGCCACGCGGTGTCACCACCCGCCTGCACATCTCGCTCGGCCTCGGCGACGTCCAACTGCCCGGCGAATCGCCGCACGACGTCAACCTCTCGGCGGGCGGCGAGAGGACCCTCACGCTGCCCGCCGACGGCCTCAAGAAGGGCGAGAAACCACGCGGCTCGCTGGTGCTCGACCTCCACATCGGCGCGGGCCAGGTCGCCATCGAGCGCCCGACACCGTCCTCCGCCCCCACGACGCCCGCCGCCTCCACCCCCACCCCCGCGGCGCCCGACCCGGCCACGCCCACACCGGAGATACCCGACGCGGCGACCCCCACCCCACCGACACCCGGCCCGGCGGCGCCCGCGCTGCCGACCGCCCCGACCCCCGAGGGAGCCCCCGAGTGA
- a CDS encoding TQO small subunit DoxD, with the protein MVHANRTIGAELGGVAVEGSAGARGRLGRHALLPLRLFLGATFLYAGIDKLLDPAFLAPSGSGSIGDMLRQVHDTAALPQLVDLAQKSPVGFGYAIAAGELAVGLGTLVGLLGRLAALGGALISLSLWLTVSWATTPYYYGNDLAYLMAWVPLILAGTPMLSLDAAWSHRRRRHGTQLFG; encoded by the coding sequence ATGGTTCACGCGAATCGCACGATCGGTGCCGAACTGGGAGGGGTGGCCGTCGAGGGCTCCGCCGGGGCGCGGGGCCGACTGGGGCGTCATGCGCTGCTCCCGTTGCGGCTGTTCCTGGGCGCCACGTTCCTCTACGCCGGCATCGACAAGCTGCTGGACCCGGCGTTCCTGGCACCCAGCGGCTCCGGGTCGATCGGCGACATGCTGCGCCAGGTCCACGACACGGCGGCGCTGCCCCAGCTCGTGGACCTCGCGCAGAAGAGCCCGGTGGGCTTCGGCTATGCGATCGCGGCCGGTGAACTGGCAGTGGGCCTCGGGACGCTCGTGGGACTGCTGGGGCGGCTGGCGGCCCTGGGCGGTGCACTGATCTCGCTGTCGCTGTGGCTCACCGTGAGCTGGGCGACCACGCCGTACTACTACGGCAACGACCTCGCCTACCTGATGGCCTGGGTCCCGCTCATCCTGGCCGGCACCCCGATGCTGTCCCTCGACGCGGCCTGGTCACACCGCCGCAGGCGCCACGGGACCCAGCTGTTCGGCTAG